A genomic stretch from Angustibacter sp. Root456 includes:
- a CDS encoding MaoC family dehydratase, translated as MQFGRSYEEFEVGAVYKHWPGKTVTEYDDHLFCLLTMNHHPLHLDANYAEQTTQFGQNVVVGNYVYSILLGMSVPDVSGKAIANLEIESLRHVAPTFHGDTIYGETTVLDKRESTSKDDRGVVHVETKGYKQDGTLVCVFRRKVMVPKQSYLDARGGEQPGRPELREG; from the coding sequence ATGCAGTTCGGGCGCAGCTACGAGGAGTTCGAGGTCGGTGCGGTCTACAAGCACTGGCCAGGCAAGACCGTCACCGAGTACGACGACCACCTGTTCTGCCTGCTGACGATGAACCACCACCCCCTGCACCTGGACGCGAACTACGCCGAGCAGACCACGCAGTTCGGCCAGAACGTCGTGGTGGGCAACTACGTCTACTCGATCCTGCTCGGCATGTCGGTGCCCGACGTCAGCGGCAAGGCGATCGCCAACCTCGAGATCGAGTCGCTGCGGCACGTGGCGCCCACCTTCCACGGCGACACGATCTACGGCGAGACGACCGTGCTCGACAAGCGCGAGAGCACCAGCAAGGACGACCGCGGCGTCGTGCACGTCGAGACCAAGGGCTACAAGCAGGACGGCACGCTCGTGTGCGTCTTCCGCCGCAAGGTCATGGTGCCGAAGCAGAGCTACCTCGACGCGCGCGGCGGCGAGCAGCCGGGCCGCCCCGAGCTGCGGGAGGGCTGA
- a CDS encoding diguanylate cyclase has protein sequence MSTLLTRPAAPWAGAGDRLDVTYADTEALLSAMEAARSQYDDEAAAVAQHLASVAKGRGWVPLERRATLINADFAMRSGDAGTASVLAKEVAAWARDAGDVYLEARSAFVLSTVALAIGDLASTRTEGLHSVRLLPADAPVGVRIDHVLVAAVGFGAGTTEGDRRYDEVLELATEAGDGEAMLVIHNNRAWHAVLTGDRDGARSHAGELLRASELYGLPLKAIMVDTVARMHVMHEEFDAALAVLSPVFDGDGPVRLGEPTARIDCLLAAAEIHRRRADFAAAATLLDRAEEEARRGGLLASTAAVHEERAVWHAAQGDFAAAFAEYVAFHSTSQRVSSEEAQTQAQLVHAAYEVEQASRDAVRFRELAYRDALTGLWNRRFLDEELARRYAVASREGTSLTTAIVDVDHFKRINDELSHECGDEVLRALGRLLEDAAAVEGAADRSIAVGRLGGEEFAIVLSGVSADVAVVVCERVRLAVQDHDWSPLTGAVPVTVSIGVSTAPTGVTSPGALMSDADRNLYAAKRSGRNRVMGDPAR, from the coding sequence GTGAGCACACTCCTGACTCGACCGGCCGCCCCCTGGGCGGGTGCCGGCGACCGGCTGGACGTGACCTACGCCGACACCGAGGCGCTGCTGTCGGCCATGGAGGCGGCTCGCTCGCAGTACGACGACGAGGCGGCCGCCGTGGCCCAGCACCTCGCGTCGGTGGCCAAGGGCCGCGGCTGGGTGCCGCTGGAGCGGCGGGCCACCCTCATCAACGCCGACTTCGCGATGCGGTCCGGCGACGCCGGCACGGCCTCGGTGCTCGCCAAGGAGGTCGCCGCGTGGGCCCGTGACGCCGGTGACGTCTACCTCGAGGCGCGCAGCGCGTTCGTGCTGTCGACCGTGGCGCTCGCCATCGGTGACCTGGCCTCGACGCGCACCGAGGGGCTGCACAGCGTCCGGCTGCTGCCCGCGGACGCGCCGGTGGGCGTGCGCATCGACCACGTGCTCGTGGCCGCCGTCGGGTTCGGAGCGGGGACGACCGAGGGCGACCGTCGCTACGACGAGGTGCTCGAGCTCGCGACGGAGGCCGGCGACGGCGAGGCCATGCTCGTGATCCACAACAACCGGGCGTGGCACGCCGTCCTCACCGGCGACCGCGACGGTGCGCGCAGTCACGCCGGGGAGCTGCTGCGCGCCTCCGAGCTGTACGGCCTGCCGCTCAAGGCGATCATGGTCGACACCGTGGCCCGCATGCACGTCATGCACGAGGAGTTCGACGCGGCCCTGGCCGTGCTGTCGCCGGTGTTCGACGGTGACGGGCCGGTGCGCCTCGGCGAGCCGACTGCCCGCATCGACTGCCTGCTCGCGGCGGCCGAGATCCACCGGCGCCGCGCCGACTTCGCTGCCGCGGCGACGCTGCTCGACCGCGCGGAGGAGGAAGCGCGCCGCGGTGGCCTGCTGGCGAGCACCGCGGCGGTGCACGAGGAGCGGGCCGTCTGGCACGCCGCGCAAGGCGACTTCGCCGCCGCGTTCGCCGAGTACGTCGCCTTCCACTCCACCTCGCAGCGGGTGTCGAGCGAGGAGGCGCAGACGCAGGCGCAGCTCGTGCACGCTGCCTACGAGGTCGAGCAGGCCTCCCGCGATGCCGTCCGGTTCCGCGAGCTCGCCTACCGAGACGCGCTGACCGGCCTGTGGAACCGCCGCTTCCTCGACGAAGAGCTCGCGCGCAGGTACGCCGTGGCGAGCCGGGAGGGGACGTCGCTCACCACCGCCATCGTCGACGTCGACCACTTCAAGCGGATCAACGACGAGCTCTCGCACGAGTGCGGCGACGAGGTGCTGCGTGCACTCGGCCGCCTGCTCGAGGACGCCGCCGCCGTCGAGGGCGCTGCCGATCGCTCGATCGCGGTGGGGCGCCTGGGTGGGGAGGAGTTCGCCATCGTGCTGTCCGGCGTCTCTGCTGACGTCGCCGTGGTGGTGTGCGAGCGAGTGCGGCTCGCGGTGCAGGACCACGACTGGAGCCCGCTGACCGGCGCCGTACCGGTCACCGTGTCGATCGGCGTGAGCACCGCGCCCACGGGCGTGACGTCGCCCGGAGCGCTCATGTCGGACGCCGACCGCAACCTCTACGCCGCCAAGCGCAGTGGGCGCAACCGCGTGATGGGCGACCCTGCTCGCTGA